The nucleotide window CCGATCTCCGCGTACCCGCAGGCGCACGGCAGCAACACCGCCAATATGTCGGATAATCCGCCCTCGTAAGCGGTCCGCACCAACAGATCGGTGTAGGCGGACGTGATCGGACTTTTCCGGGTCTTTGCCAGTTCCTCCTCCGCGATCCCGAAGGCGGCGCACGTTTTCCGATGGAGCTCCATTTCCGTGTTCAGCGTGGCGTGGAGCAAGGTGGCGAAGGTTCCCATGTCCGACAGCGTCCGGGATTTCGCGCAGGCCAGCGCGAAGACCCGGCTGAAATCGATCAGGTACACGTAATCCTGCTTGAGATAGAACTCGAACCGGTCCCGCGACAGGGTGCCGTCCCCGATCCCTTTCACGAAGGGGTGATGGAAAATCGTCTCCCACAACGGATCGGTCTTTTCCCGCAGTTCCCGGTAAAACGAGGCGTCCGCCATGGGTATCTTCCCCGAACAGTTCCTACGGGCGGCGGTTGACGAACTGCATCTCCACGCCGAGGTCCTTCCCCTTCAGCAGCCCGATGACTTCCTGGAGGTCGTCGGTGTTCTTCCCGGTCACGCGGACCTGCTCGTCCTGAATCTGGGACTGGACCTTCAGCTTCGTCTGCTTGATGATGGCGACGATCTCCTTCCCCTTCTCCGTGGAGATCCCCTGCTGGATGGAGATGACCTGGCGTACGAGCCCTCCGGAGGCGGGCTCCACCTTCCCGTACTGGAGGGCCTTGAGGGAGACCCCGCGCTTCACGAACTTCGACTGGAGGACGTCGACGACCGCCTTCAGCCGATAGTCGTCGTCGGTCAGCACCTTGATGCCGTCCTTGTCCAGCGTGACCTCGGTCTTCGTCCCCTTGAAGTCGTACCGCTGTCCGATCTCCTTGATCGCCTGGTTGACCGCGTTGTCGACCTCCTGCATGTCCACGACCGATACGACGTCGAACGATGGCATCCTCTTACCTCCCCCTTTTTCCGATCCGAGGTTCCCGGCGTTTCCATGAAAACGAGAAGAATGTATCATCGTACCAGATGGGTCGAGAGAGGTGCGCGTGGAGATCGGCGAGATAAGGAAGCGTGTCGACCTGCTGGACGACGTTCTGCTTCGCATCTTCAACGAGAGGGCGCGGCTGGCCCTCGAGATCGGGCGACGGAAGAAGGACGAGGGGCTTCCGGTCTACGACCCGTCCCGGGAGAAGCGGATCTTCGCGCGGATGAAGGGGGACAATCCCGGGCCGCTGGACGACGGGGCCATCCTTCGGCTGTTCGAGCGGATCGTGGACGAGTCGCGGCGGCTGGAACGGATCAAGTCCCAGGGGGAAGGACCGGAGAAATGTTGATCATCACGAAGAGAAACGCACCCGAAGAGGCGCTGGACGCCGTGAAGGAGTACCTGATCGGTCACGGGTTCGACATACACCAGTCCACGGGCGCCAACCGGACCATCATCGGCGTCATCGGCGACACGGACGCGCTGGACGCGCGGGAGATCGAGGCGATGCCCGGCGTGAGCCAGGTAGTCCGGATCCGGAAGGACGACTGAACCGGAGGACCTCCGGGAGGCCTTTAAGATCTGACCTTGGTTTCCATAGGCGACCGGGATTCGCGGGAGGTTGGGAGGATCAGTCCGGGAAATTGGTCATACGCGGTGGAGGATCATGTCGTGGATCGTGCCAAAGATTTTTCCCGGTTGGCGGACTTTCTGCACGAATGTCCCACCCTCTCATCCTCCCAACGGAAGCTGTGGTCTCAAGACGGTCTGGGCAGCTGACACGGGAAACCCCTTGATAATCCTTGCTGCGATCCGCCATCCATCCGGAACCCGCCAGGCGTTTAACCGAATACCTTGGATCCATCATCGAGAAGGCTTCTCTTTTCTTGCCGGAACAGTGGGGGGAAACGAACATGCGGTGCCGGCGCGTTAGAGGTCCCTTGAGTGTGTAAATCGGTCCCCTGCCGAATTATCCAATGTCTGCGGCTTTATCCGGGCGGAGGACCGCATCCGCCACGGTCTCCTGCTCCACCCATTTTCCGGTGTCCCGGATTGCGGCAAGGAGATCATCTCCGACGTTTCCCCTCGACTTTTTGAGCAACGTCCCGATCTCCTCCTTCTCGCCCGGCGGCAAGGGAAGACCCTCCGGGGAGAACCGGCGGAAGGTCTCCCGATCCATGTGCAACGGCTGTACAGGGACACCCGACCGGTGTCGCAGGCTTCGCAGAATCAGGACCCCGGAGCGGTCGAGATCGCCCCAGTGGAAGACCGGAACGGACGGGGCGGCCTCGTGGAGCAAGCGCAACAACCGGACCACCGCCCAATTGGCCTGCCCCTGGCTGCACAGGACGATCTCCTCGCCTCCTCCTTCTTTTTGCCGGTCCACGTAATCGTTGAACGTCGTCTCGTTCTCGATGGAGACGATTCGGGTCGCCCGTATCCGCGAGACGCGGGCATCCCGCAGGTGGAGGAGCATGAGACGGACCGGTTCGTCCAACGCCCGGTGCGCCTCCGGCGAATCGAGGCGGGCGCCGCGCTTTTCGAGAACAAAGCTGCCGAAGCAGAGGACGTCGACCGGCGTCTCGTTCCGGAAGATGCCGAGGCATTCCAGCGCGAGGCGGCGGCGTTGCGACGGGTCCCTCGGCGATTCGGCCTCCGCACGATCCGAGAGTCCCGGGAGGAAGCGCAGGAGGGCGTCGGCGACCATGACATGGCGGGCGTCTCCCGAGCGAAGGCCCTTCGTCGTACCCAATGCGCGACGGGAGAAGTTCGCCAGCCGCACGGGGCCGTCGTTGACTTCGGCGGCGGCGATGCATCGAGCGACGGTTTGCAACTCCCGCATCACGCCTTCGAGCCCGTTCTCCCAGACCTGCCGGAAGAGTTCCCCCTGTCCCCGGGAGAGGCGGTCGGCCATATCGAGCAGAAAGGACCGGGCGGCGCCTGAAGCGCCGTCCGCCAGGGATGTGACGGTTTCCGAGGCCCGGACGGCCAAGACGGCCTTCTCTCCCTTGATGTCTCTTGGAACCCGCCCCGCCGCCTGGTAGAGGAGTTCCCGCAGAGAAGGTCCGCCGTCTTCCCTAAGCGCAAGGTCCGCTTTTT belongs to Deltaproteobacteria bacterium and includes:
- the tenA gene encoding thiaminase II, with protein sequence MADASFYRELREKTDPLWETIFHHPFVKGIGDGTLSRDRFEFYLKQDYVYLIDFSRVFALACAKSRTLSDMGTFATLLHATLNTEMELHRKTCAAFGIAEEELAKTRKSPITSAYTDLLVRTAYEGGLSDILAVLLPCACGYAEIGKRLESEGLPEDRFYRDWIGTYSSPEFQEFADWLIGRMNEHAADAPAQRKEHWHRLYESSARYEYLFFDMSWKKEEGR
- a CDS encoding YajQ family cyclic di-GMP-binding protein encodes the protein MPSFDVVSVVDMQEVDNAVNQAIKEIGQRYDFKGTKTEVTLDKDGIKVLTDDDYRLKAVVDVLQSKFVKRGVSLKALQYGKVEPASGGLVRQVISIQQGISTEKGKEIVAIIKQTKLKVQSQIQDEQVRVTGKNTDDLQEVIGLLKGKDLGVEMQFVNRRP
- a CDS encoding chorismate mutase gives rise to the protein MEIGEIRKRVDLLDDVLLRIFNERARLALEIGRRKKDEGLPVYDPSREKRIFARMKGDNPGPLDDGAILRLFERIVDESRRLERIKSQGEGPEKC
- a CDS encoding DUF2220 family protein codes for the protein MSRDLDLRTVVLALLDRCDRTGNLPAKMIYRCERDGERDALIRLLSAKAAKPVAGNVLAVHLDLEKADLALREDGGPSLRELLYQAAGRVPRDIKGEKAVLAVRASETVTSLADGASGAARSFLLDMADRLSRGQGELFRQVWENGLEGVMRELQTVARCIAAAEVNDGPVRLANFSRRALGTTKGLRSGDARHVMVADALLRFLPGLSDRAEAESPRDPSQRRRLALECLGIFRNETPVDVLCFGSFVLEKRGARLDSPEAHRALDEPVRLMLLHLRDARVSRIRATRIVSIENETTFNDYVDRQKEGGGEEIVLCSQGQANWAVVRLLRLLHEAAPSVPVFHWGDLDRSGVLILRSLRHRSGVPVQPLHMDRETFRRFSPEGLPLPPGEKEEIGTLLKKSRGNVGDDLLAAIRDTGKWVEQETVADAVLRPDKAADIG